From the Aspergillus puulaauensis MK2 DNA, chromosome 1, nearly complete sequence genome, the window AGAGGAAGAACAGGCCTTGCGCTCTCGGGTTGAAGTTGTAAGGGGGTGGGCTGAAGAGTTGGGCCACGATGGCGCCGAGTATCACGTTCCAGCTGAGGGCAAGGCCGTAGACGAAGCAAGACCAGACGACGGTGGGATAGGCGAGTAGCACGAACGGTCGCAGGAAGATGTGGGTGAGATTGACGTTGGGATCGCCTGAGCTCCAGAAtttgagctcctcgaggAACGTCTTCTTGGGGATGGGGCTGGATTCCTCGATGAGGACGTGCTCCTTTTGCTCGCCGTCTGCGGTCGATGGAGCGGAGGCGAAGGGGTTCGGGCGCGAACCAGTGTATTTGGTCTCGGGCATGAGAAACACCATGCAGATCGcattgacgaagacgaatatCGCCACGATCCAGAACGCCCAGCTCATCCCGAGGGCTTGCACGATCAGCCCAGAGAACATGGGGCCGAGCTCGTTGCCTCCCAGCACGGCGAGACCGTAGATAGCCACGAGCTCCCCCCGGTTGTGTAGGAAGAAGATATCCGTCACGGTCGAGGGGACAATTGATTCAATCGGTGCCTGGAAGGCTCCGAGAAAGGCACgcccgacgatgaagacgaggtaGGTCTTGTTGGATGCGATGGCGAGCCAGATACAGGCGATGCCCATCAGCACATTCGAGAACAGGTATATCGGACGCCGGCCATACTTGACGGCGAAGGGCATCCAGACACAGTTCCACACGCCCTGGTTGATCAGGCACGCTCCATTCGCGTAGGTCAGTGTCTGCAGTGTCTTCCCAAAAGTCCCGGACAGTTCCTCCATTCCTGCGATAGTCAGAACGGTCCAGTAGGTATCATTGTGTAAACGAACCAGCTGCCATGATCGGGCCTGTAATTGCGCCCATGAACGCATACCAGCAGGCATTGAAAAACGTCAAATGCTTCTTCCACGCCGGCCATCTCAACGGATCATTCGGGTCGTTCACAGACGGCTGCGGCACAAGCAGCATGCGCGAGTCGCCCTTGGTGCGGTGCTTCAACTGGTGAAGCCGATCGGCGATGGCCCCATGCTTGGACACATCATCGAACAGAATCTCCGTGCCAGGGACGCTGTGGAAGTGCTCGCCAACCTCGTTGGCCTCTTGACGGTCCGCCATGGGAGCCTGTTTACGAAAGAGCAATGGCAACGGCCTTAGAAGTAGAAGTAAACGAGTGACatagaagaaaaagaaaggagcgACAGTCACCGGTTAAACTCAGCAACGCAAGTGGGGGATCCAGACTCCTTTTGAATATTTGCCCGACTGGTGCTGCAACCCCCCTGCATCCCTGCTGCTGAGTGCTGACTCGCTGGACCAACCATCGACCTTTGCTCGTGCATATTGGGTTTGACTTTAATTCCGAGTATTCCCCCGATCCATAATCCCTGTCTCACTCGGAAAATCCGACCTTACGATGCTGGCCCGAACAGTGATCTCGACCCTGTCGCTTTCTTGTGTGCGCCGATTGGAGCATTTACTATATGGAGTCAAGGCTGGCAATCTATGCAGTCTATTGTCACTGAAATTAATCGGAAACAAGTATGCCAATATGGAGATCTTACTCTATTCGAAGATTATTTCGACGTTCTGGCCGTACTACCCTGGGTGGCATGGTGGAAATATATGTCACTGAATTCCCTATATCGACCACAGTTGTATCGCAGCCATGAATAAATAAATTGGTAGATTAGCGATACTGGCCTTATACTTATACGGTATAAATTTTTGTAGTGCTATTTAATACTGTCGCTTCTGCAACCCGAATAGTGGAATCTCCCGGCGAAGAACTCGTACGAAGGCGGTGCTGATAGGTAAAGAATGATATTGAATGGCAGGGATCCGACATACCTCATATGATAAAATATCACGCGATCCGGGATCTGTAAGAGTAATGCAAATAACTGACATTCATGTCTTCGTTTACTATTAGGGTGGAAGGATGCCCTTCATTATGTAGTGCATAAACCAAATCTAAAGGTCGCTGACTCACTATGCATGTTGTGCATTCCCAGATCTCTTTCAGTGAAGCTCCGAgcaccgagaccgagacaAGATCCACAGCACACGATGCAGGCCCCGAGACTCAACAAGTCCTGCGACCAGTGCCGGAACCGGAAGGTCCGCTGTATAGGTGTGTAAATTTATTATGCTATATATTTACGCGTATTACTGTCCTGTGCTCACTATTCAGTCTCGCCCACCCCTGGAGCTGCGTGCACCCGCTGCATAGTAAGTGACACCTGGATCGATCTGTTTCCATGCTGACCCTCATTAGAAACGCAATGAGGTGTGCCAGTTTAGTAATCTAAAGCGCCGAATCCGCGTGAAGGGTGCGCTCCATGCTGGATAGTGGTACCCATGGCACTGTTAACCGGTTGCAGATCCAACGCCCAAAGAGGGATCTGGCGCAGAGTACAGGCCGTCATCAGATCTATTCATTGATCGGTTGGTTCGAAATCCGTCAGAGAGTGCAGTTTTCTATGATGAGTTCTCCATTCTCAAGGTGAGTTCTCCGATGCCATTAGCTTCGTTTGCTAACTGCCAAGGTCCACGATGATCGAGGTACGGGCTATACTGATCTCAGGGATATTGTTCGCTACTTACTATGAGTAGTGCCCAGCTCTGGCCTTGCCTTCTTTTCTGAGAAGCGAGTTGACTCGTTGGTGAAGCGACTCGGTCACACCCAGGTCAGGGACCTGATCCAGCAGATTGACAAATCAATCAGAACGCGGTTACTTTCAAGACCTGGCAAGGACATCTCGCTATATAGTCTGGCCAGCGTTCAACCAGAATTAGTGATCTATCCAGAGGCTGCATCGCATATACAACGTGAGCTACTCTCATCTATCGCCTACCTTTCTAACATGTATAGGCTACTTTGAGGTCCTGCATCCGATATACCCGTTTCTTGATCGGCAGTCATTTGAAGCGAAAGCTTCAAGTGCAAACCTGCTTCAGGTGCTAGAAGAAGACTACGCGTTTTGTGCACTATACTACGCAGTGATGGCCCTCGGCTGCCAATATAATGGATATAGCTCGTTTATCCCCGAAGATAGCCACGCGTGGAAACTCTTTCAAACTGCTCTTACCCGGTTAGACCGTATTTTGATGACAGCAGAGTCACTGCCCAATCTTCAAGTGAGTTAGCCACGATGGTCTGGTATATCTACTAATCGTGACAGGCATTAACCGCAATGGTGTGTTCTCCCTCGCGGCGTGGATGCAAGCTAATTTGTAGGCTATTTTCGCAACAAATACGTTTAGCCTTCAGCTGGATCAGAATTTACTAGGCGAAGCTGCTCGAATGGTACTCGCACTTCGCTATCACAAGTCATTTGTTACCGAGGACGCGACACTGTGTCACCGAGCGTTCTGGGTGATATATCACCTTGAAAAGCGATACTGCTTCCAAGCGAGGAGCAGCTCCGTACGTTATCCTTACCAGATTGACAGTTCTAACAAAGATAGGTAATTGCGGATAATGACATCGGGTGCCCGATCCCAGATACGCCGGAATCAGTTGTTGCAGACTATAACTGGCTCGTCTCGTCTGTTCGCTTCGGCCGGATATTGTCCGTTGCTTACGCTTCTCTGTTTTCGATATCTGCCTCGATGCAGCCGGATGATACAACCATGACCGCTATTGACCACGTCCATACACTGCTTGAGGAATGGCGGCTGTCTATCCCGATAGATTTCCGACCGAAAGAGCCTCTCCAACGGCGTCGCCTAATGGACGGTGCATCGAAGGAGATTGCACTACGAACACACTATTACTATTACCATGTAATCATCGCACTCGAACGACTAACACTCCACGTCAGCCGAGACATCGGACGAAGCGAGAACGCCATGCGGACACTGCTCAATACCGCAAGGGAAATCATCAACCTAACGCGCTACATCGACGTAGAGCCATATACTCCAGTTTTGTACGTACCTCGAAGCCAGATGAGACATAACTAATTTACCTGCAGCATTCTTGCAATTATACCCCTCTCCGCGCTGTTCATCTTATTTGATTTTGTGGTCCACCATCCAAATGACCCGGACATTCGCGGCCATCTGACCCTCCTAGATATCATCACCGGCCACTTCAGTCAACTCGACTACGCCTCGAACGGGGCACTGAAATCCTCGTATCTCTCTGGCTTTTCGCACATGGCCAGACAATACGTGGAAAGCGTCGCGGTATCAAAACGCCCAGTTGAGGCATCGGCAGATCCTACCAGTAGTGCAACCCAGATACCGGTTGATAACCTCGTCCAGTCGGTATATACGCCTTCGCAGAATGACTCTTTAGAGTTTTCGAATGATCCTACACTCATGGAGGGGATCGGGGATGAATATGGGAGTCTCAGTTTGGATAGCTTGTATTTCCTTACGCCGGACAGCGATTGGATGGCGGGGATGTCTTCCCTAGAAGAGTTCGATCCGAGGGAGCATTATGGGTCTATTTTCTTATAATAAGATGTTAACTTTGCATGTATACTGCGGTCCGGCCCATCATTCCTTAATAGCAGGCTCAGGTACCAATACTACCCAGGCTTaacagaaagaaagcgaGAACCAATGAAGAGACTGGTAACTATTAGCTGAGGAATCGGTAACCCTCTCGGACTTCCGGTCTTGGCATAATTTCCCCAACGGGACATCAGCTCTATCTAGTATCCCGCTACACTCGGATTCCATTACGCCTGATCCAGCAACTTATGCTTGCAAATAAATTCGGACCAAGTCTGAAGACTCAGGCCAGGgatctaatattaaaaccTTGTCAACTTGCTGTGTCCGATGCTCAACGAATACAAAGTGGTGACTTACCTCCCGTGCTTGCACAAATTCGTCTCTTGCGTAGACGTTTCCACACTTTTCGAAGATCATCAGTTGCTCGGTGAAGTCTAACGCAATCTCCTCGGACATGCGGTTCTGTGTCATGAGGATCTCTTGGAACTCGCTCGCGCTCGCTGGGACATAACGGGTCGGGACATTGTAGTCTGGCCAGGATTAGCACAATTAAACAACTAACAGTATAGCTAAAATAGATGAGCATACGATTTCCCAGCTCAGCCAGTTTCTCGGCCTCCGACAAGGCTTGGGCCCAGAACGCGATTGTTTTTGTGAGGTAGACTGGACCAGCTTCGAGGATTATGTGGACCAGCTTGCCCGTATCAGCGATGGCAACATTCGGCATGACCGTCTTGGGGCTGTGTGGGAATCTAAGCGTATATCTTCCTGCACCATCCTAACCAAGATATTAGCAATGAGTGTCTAGCAGACCCTATAAAGGAAGCCTTACCTTGGTAGGCAGATACCGGTCAGGAATGGTCAGACAATTCTCAAAGTAATTCGGGAAAAGAATGGTCGTGGTCCTTTCCCACAAATCTGGTTTACGGGTCTCAATATACTCAGTAACCAAGCTCTTACCCTTCCAGTGGTGTACGTTGAGGAATTCTCCTCCGGACAAGGCAACCGGGTCTGGCAATGCGCTCCATATGAAGTGCTGCAGTGTTGGAGTTGCGGCTGCAGCATCGGCGATGGTCTTGCCCTGCTCGATTTCAGCAGAGGATGACTGCTTCTGCCAGAAGTCGGTCAGTGCATAGATAACGTGTGCACCGGTAAAGGCTGCGGCGAGGGCTTCTCGGGTGTCATCCAGGTCTGCGTACTGGACTTCAACGCCGCGTGCTGTCAGTGCTGTTGCGGCGGGTTTGGAAGGGTCCCGGGTTAATGCGCGGATATGGTAGAGGTCAgggtgttgaagaagctcttcTACGACGGATCCGCCCTGTTTAAAGGTTAGTGACTCGTATAGTAGAAGTGGGAGGTGGAAAGGCCTGCCTGAGAGCCGGTGGCACCGATAACCACGACAGTGTGTTTGGTCATGTTAACGGATGAACTTTAGAtgtatagattttatttcAAAATCTTCTGATGATGGACCAgggggtatttatatagaaatcgATTCACACATGGCCGAGCTGAATCCGATTGTGACCGATGAGTAAGCGGCAGACCAGCAGGTTAACTATATACAAAGTGGAACAGATACGGTGGCTTTTCTGCCGGCATTTCCGTGATCATCATAGCATCCATTGAAAAGATTCCGTGATGAAGACTATCATACTCCACACTCACCCAATTCACTCGGATTTCCGTGTCTCGCCGCTTAATCATCGGGAAGAGTAACAATTGGGTTAGATCACAACGGCGTGTTTACTATTCGGAATAGTTGATATGCGTAATATAAATACCGAGGCCCTCTGGCAGCAGGAGAGTACCCCCCAAGAACGTCCGAGTTGCAGCACAATCGAGATGAGCAAGGTTGTACTTATTACTGGAGCCAACCGAGGTATGTGATATATGTTCATAGGATAGTCTTTGAGGCTAATTTGGACTCCAGGCATCGGGAAAGGGTTTGTGACATATTACCTCTCCTGTCCAAACACTACGGTTATCGCAGCCGTGCGAGACGCTCCTTCTGAGCAAGCGAAACAGCTTCATACCTTGAGCAGGGGCGGTGGATCGCATCTAATCATTGTGTCACTTGACGCCAACAGCGCCGCAAGTGCTGCCCATGCCGCATCCGAAATCCAGATAAACCACCCTATCAATCATATTGACATTGTAATTGCCAATGCGGGAATCTGTAACTCGTGGGGACCTGTACTGGAAGTGGACGAGTCGGATATGTATACTCACTTTGAAGTGAATGCCATGGGCCCTCTAAGGCTGTTTCAAACCATGGCACCCTTGCTGCAGAAAGCGAGGAGACCAAAATTTGTCTATATATCTACTCAGCTGGCAAGTATCGGAGGGATTGGACAGAATTCATCAATGACTGTTGCGTATGGAATTTCAAAAGCGGCGGGGAATTACCTGGTCAGAAAGATCCACGCGGAGAATGAGCATTTGATTGCGTTGTCATTTGATCCAGGGTAGGCATAATTATCCACCCTATTCTTTGCATAATGGAATACTCACATTCGCGGCATTTCAGGCTGGTCCAGACAGACATGGGTGCTCGTGCTGTACAGTTTCTTGGGCTCG encodes:
- a CDS encoding Zn(II)2Cys6 transcription factor (COG:S;~EggNog:ENOG410PUW0;~InterPro:IPR036864,IPR007219,IPR001138;~PFAM:PF00172;~go_function: GO:0000981 - DNA-binding transcription factor activity, RNA polymerase II-specific [Evidence IEA];~go_function: GO:0003677 - DNA binding [Evidence IEA];~go_function: GO:0008270 - zinc ion binding [Evidence IEA];~go_process: GO:0006351 - transcription, DNA-templated [Evidence IEA];~go_process: GO:0006355 - regulation of transcription, DNA-templated [Evidence IEA]) translates to MQAPRLNKSCDQCRNRKVRCIVSPTPGAACTRCIKRNEVCQFSNLKRRIRVKDPTPKEGSGAEYRPSSDLFIDRLVRNPSESAVFYDEFSILKVHDDRVPSSGLAFFSEKRVDSLVKRLGHTQVRDLIQQIDKSIRTRLLSRPGKDISLYSLASVQPELVIYPEAASHIQRYFEVLHPIYPFLDRQSFEAKASSANLLQVLEEDYAFCALYYAVMALGCQYNGYSSFIPEDSHAWKLFQTALTRLDRILMTAESLPNLQVS
- a CDS encoding fungal specific transcription factor domain-containing protein (COG:S;~EggNog:ENOG410PUW0;~TransMembrane:1 (o103-125i)); this encodes MQPDDTTMTAIDHVHTLLEEWRLSIPIDFRPKEPLQRRRLMDGASKEIALRTHYYYYHVIIALERLTLHVSRDIGRSENAMRTLLNTAREIINLTRYIDVEPYTPVFILAIIPLSALFILFDFVVHHPNDPDIRGHLTLLDIITGHFSQLDYASNGALKSSYLSGFSHMARQYVESVAVSKRPVEASADPTSSATQIPVDNLVQSVYTPSQNDSLEFSNDPTLMEGIGDEYGSLSLDSLYFLTPDSDWMAGMSSLEEFDPREHYGSIFL
- a CDS encoding uncharacterized protein (COG:G;~EggNog:ENOG410Q2XX;~InterPro:IPR020846,IPR011701,IPR036259;~PFAM:PF07690;~TransMembrane:12 (i74-93o113-134i141-158o164-181i202-225o231-250i324-349o369-390i402-423o429-451i463-482o494-518i);~go_function: GO:0022857 - transmembrane transporter activity [Evidence IEA];~go_process: GO:0055085 - transmembrane transport [Evidence IEA]), producing the protein MADRQEANEVGEHFHSVPGTEILFDDVSKHGAIADRLHQLKHRTKGDSRMLLVPQPSVNDPNDPLRWPAWKKHLTFFNACWYAFMGAITGPIMAAGMEELSGTFGKTLQTLTYANGACLINQGVWNCVWMPFAVKYGRRPIYLFSNVLMGIACIWLAIASNKTYLVFIVGRAFLGAFQAPIESIVPSTVTDIFFLHNRGELVAIYGLAVLGGNELGPMFSGLIVQALGMSWAFWIVAIFVFVNAICMVFLMPETKYTGSRPNPFASAPSTADGEQKEHVLIEESSPIPKKTFLEELKFWSSGDPNVNLTHIFLRPFVLLAYPTVVWSCFVYGLALSWNVILGAIVAQLFSPPPYNFNPRAQGLFFLSPFVGSLFGVFFSGPVSDWIANYFTKRNRGIREPEMRLPTCLLAAVFTFFGALWFALSYQHQMHWAMPVVGAGILSVGSQMGTTLGMNYALDCHKELSVEVMITIAALKSCIAWIWTWVINDFIDASGLLSVFMTVATINVVIYLFYLPFYLKGKEMRIWLHNKNFLQTAGLM
- a CDS encoding SDR family oxidoreductase (COG:Q;~EggNog:ENOG410PNXT;~InterPro:IPR002347,IPR036291;~PFAM:PF00106,PF13561,PF08659,PF01370;~go_process: GO:0055114 - oxidation-reduction process [Evidence IEA]) yields the protein MSKVVLITGANRGIGKGFVTYYLSCPNTTVIAAVRDAPSEQAKQLHTLSRGGGSHLIIVSLDANSAASAAHAASEIQINHPINHIDIVIANAGICNSWGPVLEVDESDMYTHFEVNAMGPLRLFQTMAPLLQKARRPKFVYISTQLASIGGIGQNSSMTVAYGISKAAGNYLVRKIHAENEHLIALSFDPGLVQTDMGARAVQFLGLDVAPVTIDETVCGIAKQIDAAEKPTTSGGFFNYQGERVDW
- a CDS encoding NmrA/HSCARG family protein (COG:S;~EggNog:ENOG410PWIX;~InterPro:IPR036291,IPR008030;~PFAM:PF13460,PF05368), which produces MTKHTVVGGSVVEELLQHPDLYHIRALTRDPSKPAATALTARGVEVQYADLDDTREALAAAFTGAHVIYALTDFWQKQSSSAEIEQGKTIADAAAATPTLQHFIWSALPDPVALSGGEFLNVHHWKGKSLVTEYIETRKPDLWERTTTILFPNYFENCLTIPDRYLPTKDGAGRYTLRFPHSPKTVMPNVAIADTGKLVHIILEAGPVYLTKTIAFWAQALSEAEKLAELGNHYNVPTRYVPASASEFQEILMTQNRMSEEIALDFTEQLMIFEKCGNVYARDEFVQAREIPGLSLQTWSEFICKHKLLDQA